A stretch of Lactuca sativa cultivar Salinas chromosome 6, Lsat_Salinas_v11, whole genome shotgun sequence DNA encodes these proteins:
- the LOC111883722 gene encoding uncharacterized protein LOC111883722 has translation MLICYNCKKPGHHWKNCRDPPASAVPHITSAVPVCYHCNETGHKKPECPKLKTGKGDRGTNPAIASSSKGTTMVTRGRAHQMTVEEPVITTTLADTYLLDSKPDVVMFDSGATHSFVSHTFINRLGRSIGKLAHPMVVDVVDNRTIYVTDVYRGYTLEFSGVEFPIDLIPIAMRELYVIVGMDWLDAFDAEIHCRKKQVRVRNPRGGELIIQGDIPRLAMASCSSAIALDDVPIISDFSDVFLEELPGFPPIRNYSPEELFVIVALRENTSTIKLQKSKLTGVGLNVDEFYHLT, from the exons ATGTTGATATGCTACAACTGCAAAAAGCCAGGGCATCATTGGAAGAATTGTAGGGATCCCCCTGCGAGTGCAGTACCTCATATTACTTCTGCAGTTCCCGTCTGCTATCACTGCAACGAGACGGGACACAAGAAGCCTGAATGCCCGAAGTTGAAGACTGGTAAAGGAGACAGGGGTACAAATCCTGCAATTGCATCATCCTCTAAGGGAACCACTATGGTGACACGAGGTCGTGCTCACCAGATGACTGTGGAGGAGCCGGTGATTACAACGACACTGGCAGACACTTATTTGCTAGATTCCAAGCCcgatgttgttatgtttgatagcgGTGCTACCCATTCTTTTGTATCTCACACGTTTATTAATCGTTTGGGGCGTAGTATCGGAAAATTGGCTCACCCAATGGTTGTCGATGTTGTCGACAACCGCACTATTTATGTCACCGATGTTTATCGAGGTTACACTCTCGAGTTTTCTGGAGTTGAATTCCCCATTGATCTTATCCCTATTGCGATGCGAGAGCTCTAcgttatcgtaggcatggattggcttgatGCGTTTGATGCGGAAATCCACTGTCGTAAGAAGCAAGTTCGTGTTCGAAACCCTAGAGGTGGAGAACTTATTATTCAGGGGGACATTCCCCGCCTGGCTATGGCTTCTTGCTCTTCTGCTATAGCACTAGACGACGTTCCTATCATTTCCGACTTCAGCGATGTCTTTCTGGAGGAACTCCCTGGCTTTCCACCTAttcg AAATTATTCACCAGAAGAATTATTTGTCATCGTAGCTTTACGCGAGAATACATCTACTATTAAGTTACAGAAAAGTAAGTTAACAGGAGTTGGATTGAATGTTGATGAATTCTACCACCTCACATGA